Proteins co-encoded in one Bremerella sp. TYQ1 genomic window:
- a CDS encoding TIM44-like domain-containing protein, which yields MIPLLADSFFLFGVGVEGISYLVVVIFVLGGLATEHWHGGLRSISTIRLGDKKSKLGQMEAALQSIQEADPNFDLKNFSVAAAKAFVAMERAHDTGDLSDIRAFVSDGIFQRLQFRLDEEASLGRTRKTIKIELHKLSPVEITSSKNNKNAFEVISMRVTGAAVREYRIQQSGADVVIKETEPIAEVWTFLRRRGAKTTSKDFGSIHGNCPNCGADVSVNQFEKCPACESTVRSGEHDWVLSEISDQSSWKVTKPFKMSSATRYWIKQDPGFSSHYLEDRASVIFFRKFLADRLGVIDPLGKVATDRFCEGYEKKLKPDDFGKRNVYMQPRILAADVSGVIAEEPFDKTLMHIRWSARRGTIRRGGEIEIEKDPVQVSTMMVLVRKHGCKTRIERTITSSHCPKCGAPESNNASHACDFCHTVLNDGELEWTLADVLPFTSTPAMALRKRAYEGIETNVSVVKVNTMEDEPLERVVMMEQKLPEFTKSEMDGVQIDGAAPNVIVREDDVTLCRLLGEVAGTLHISKGSAKDFIREVAKKCNVPDETLVKAMRSKEKLDRNRIRNMNSQVIKRWLIALVDVSLIDSRIEAWEKVFIHAAAKELGLSKYDVEAAFRNRKLQLEEWTEGMRSVDMFSWVVYMAAADGRFDPKEIEQLKQLAADYGISHKQLKQMCVAAKNKTLEVSVPSDPTIGQYWLVKMIDMAFADGNVCSKEQKVLAHIGSQIGLTPYDLRQLIRRRRAVLYKQAQEALRGKPPKDDGELHLKSDWND from the coding sequence ATGATCCCCCTGCTTGCAGATAGCTTCTTCTTATTTGGCGTTGGCGTCGAGGGAATTAGCTATTTGGTGGTCGTCATCTTCGTCCTAGGTGGCTTAGCGACCGAGCACTGGCATGGTGGACTTCGCAGCATCTCAACGATTCGATTGGGAGATAAAAAATCGAAACTCGGTCAGATGGAAGCCGCGCTGCAATCGATTCAAGAAGCCGATCCGAACTTCGATCTAAAAAACTTCAGCGTTGCCGCAGCCAAAGCATTTGTCGCGATGGAGCGTGCTCACGATACCGGCGATCTCAGCGACATCCGCGCGTTTGTTTCCGATGGGATCTTCCAGCGTTTGCAGTTTCGACTCGACGAAGAGGCGAGTCTCGGCCGGACTCGTAAGACGATCAAAATCGAACTGCATAAACTTTCGCCTGTCGAAATCACGTCGTCCAAGAACAATAAGAACGCATTTGAAGTGATCTCGATGCGTGTCACCGGGGCGGCCGTTCGCGAGTATCGCATCCAGCAGTCTGGAGCCGATGTTGTGATTAAAGAGACCGAGCCGATCGCGGAAGTCTGGACGTTCCTGCGTCGCCGCGGGGCGAAGACGACCTCCAAAGATTTCGGTTCGATCCATGGCAACTGCCCCAACTGTGGTGCCGACGTTTCGGTGAATCAGTTTGAAAAATGTCCTGCGTGCGAAAGTACCGTTCGCTCAGGCGAGCATGACTGGGTACTTTCCGAGATCTCCGATCAGTCGTCCTGGAAGGTGACCAAGCCGTTCAAGATGAGCAGTGCTACGCGGTACTGGATCAAGCAAGACCCTGGCTTCAGTTCGCATTACTTGGAAGACCGAGCCAGCGTGATCTTCTTCCGGAAGTTTCTGGCCGATCGTTTGGGCGTGATCGATCCACTGGGCAAAGTTGCCACCGACCGCTTCTGCGAAGGTTACGAAAAGAAGCTGAAGCCAGACGACTTTGGCAAACGCAACGTTTACATGCAGCCACGCATTCTGGCCGCCGATGTCTCTGGCGTGATTGCCGAAGAACCGTTCGATAAAACATTGATGCACATTCGCTGGTCGGCTCGCCGTGGAACGATCCGCCGCGGCGGCGAAATTGAAATCGAAAAAGATCCTGTGCAAGTCAGCACTATGATGGTCCTTGTCCGCAAGCATGGCTGCAAGACACGTATCGAACGGACGATCACCAGTTCGCATTGCCCCAAGTGTGGTGCCCCTGAGTCGAATAACGCTTCGCATGCGTGCGACTTCTGCCATACGGTTCTTAACGATGGCGAGCTGGAATGGACGCTTGCCGATGTGCTCCCCTTCACTTCCACGCCCGCGATGGCGCTGCGGAAGCGAGCCTACGAAGGGATCGAGACGAACGTTTCGGTCGTGAAAGTGAACACCATGGAGGACGAGCCGCTGGAACGTGTCGTGATGATGGAGCAGAAGCTGCCCGAGTTCACCAAGAGCGAGATGGATGGGGTGCAGATCGACGGTGCCGCCCCGAACGTGATCGTGCGCGAAGACGACGTCACGCTTTGCCGGCTTCTCGGCGAAGTCGCAGGCACGCTCCATATCTCGAAGGGAAGTGCCAAAGATTTCATTCGTGAAGTGGCCAAAAAATGCAACGTCCCGGACGAGACGCTGGTCAAAGCGATGCGCTCGAAAGAAAAGCTCGATCGAAATCGGATTCGTAATATGAATTCGCAAGTCATCAAGCGATGGCTGATCGCCCTGGTCGACGTGAGCTTGATCGATAGTCGAATCGAAGCGTGGGAAAAAGTTTTCATTCACGCCGCCGCCAAGGAATTGGGCCTGAGCAAATACGATGTCGAAGCTGCGTTTCGCAATCGAAAATTGCAGCTGGAAGAATGGACGGAAGGAATGCGTTCGGTCGATATGTTCTCGTGGGTTGTCTACATGGCAGCCGCCGATGGACGATTCGACCCAAAAGAGATCGAGCAGCTCAAGCAACTTGCCGCCGACTACGGAATCTCGCACAAGCAGCTGAAGCAGATGTGTGTTGCGGCAAAGAACAAGACACTGGAAGTCAGCGTGCCAAGCGATCCCACCATCGGGCAGTACTGGCTCGTGAAGATGATCGACATGGCATTCGCCGATGGAAACGTTTGCTCGAAGGAGCAAAAAGTGTTGGCCCACATCGGCAGTCAGATCGGCCTGACGCCGTACGATCTTCGCCAGCTGATTCGCCGTCGTCGAGCGGTGCTCTACAAAC